In a genomic window of Tissierella sp. Yu-01:
- a CDS encoding coenzyme F420-0:L-glutamate ligase, with translation MNRLIGTTARGIRTPIVKQGDDLVNIVVDSLLSAVTSESIVLKDKDVIGITESLVARAQGNYASVDSIGKDVANKFPGEIGVVFPILSRNRFSIVLKGIAKSNRKIHLLLSYPSDEVGNHLMDIDKMDELKINPYSDVLTEEDYRRLFGKNVMHPFTDIDYVQMYRDIIGENVSIYFANDPRTILNYTKDVLVANIHDRVRTKRLIHDAGANIVLGLDDILTTSVDGSGYNDEYGLLGSNLSSDDEVKLFPRNSNYYVNEIQKILLDKTGKKIEVMVYGDGAFKDPVGKIWELADPIVSPGYTDGLIGLPNELKFKYVADNELQDLDGEEAIAAMKNRISSKEANLTGQAASLGTTPRRITDLLGSLCDLISGSGDKGTPVILIQGYFDNYATE, from the coding sequence ATGAATAGATTAATTGGTACCACAGCAAGGGGTATAAGAACTCCCATAGTTAAACAAGGAGATGATTTAGTTAATATAGTAGTTGACTCTCTCCTAAGTGCAGTTACTAGTGAAAGTATTGTACTTAAAGATAAGGACGTTATAGGAATAACTGAATCCTTAGTAGCTCGAGCTCAAGGAAATTATGCATCAGTTGATTCAATAGGTAAAGACGTAGCTAATAAGTTTCCTGGTGAAATAGGCGTTGTATTTCCTATTTTAAGTAGAAATAGATTCTCAATTGTGTTAAAGGGAATTGCAAAAAGTAATAGAAAGATACATCTGTTGTTAAGCTATCCTTCAGATGAAGTAGGTAATCATTTAATGGATATAGATAAAATGGATGAATTAAAGATAAATCCATATTCAGATGTATTAACGGAAGAAGATTATAGAAGATTATTTGGAAAAAATGTAATGCATCCTTTTACAGATATTGATTATGTTCAAATGTACAGAGACATTATAGGCGAAAATGTTAGTATTTATTTCGCGAATGATCCTAGAACAATTTTAAACTATACTAAAGATGTTTTAGTGGCTAATATCCATGATAGAGTAAGAACTAAAAGATTAATCCATGATGCTGGTGCTAATATTGTATTAGGATTAGATGATATATTGACAACATCAGTTGATGGAAGCGGATATAATGATGAGTATGGCTTGTTAGGTTCAAACTTATCTTCTGATGACGAAGTTAAGCTTTTCCCTAGAAACAGTAATTATTACGTAAATGAAATCCAAAAGATTTTATTAGATAAAACAGGTAAAAAGATTGAAGTTATGGTATATGGTGATGGAGCATTCAAGGACCCTGTGGGCAAGATATGGGAGCTAGCTGACCCAATAGTATCACCAGGATATACAGATGGCTTAATTGGATTACCAAATGAGTTAAAATTTAAATATGTAGCGGATAATGAATTACAAGATCTTGATGGTGAAGAAGCAATAGCTGCTATGAAAAATAGAATCAGCAGCAAAGAAGCCAATTTAACAGGTCAAGCAGCTTCGTTAGGTACAACTCCTAGGAGAATTACAGATTTATTAGGAAGCTTATGTGATTTGATTAGTGGTAGTGGTGATAAAGGTACTCCTGTTATATTAATTCAAGGGTATTTTGATAATTACGCTACTGAATAG
- the ftsE gene encoding cell division ATP-binding protein FtsE, giving the protein MIKLINVSKEYDNGVKALSNIKLEIDKGEFVFLVGSSGAGKSTLIKLLLKEENVTEGSIYLNGLDITKVPNRRVPFIRRNVGVVFQDFRLLPNKTVYENVAFAMEIIGAHPKEIRRRVPMILSMVDLSRKASSFPDQLSGGEQQRVSIARSIVNNPPVLIADEPTGNLDPETAWEVMKALIDINGRGTTILMATHARDIVNSMKKRVIALDSGKITRDEQKGGYELEVPNN; this is encoded by the coding sequence ATGATTAAATTAATTAATGTAAGTAAGGAATATGATAATGGAGTAAAAGCCCTTTCTAATATAAAACTAGAAATTGATAAAGGTGAATTTGTTTTTTTAGTAGGATCAAGTGGAGCAGGAAAATCGACATTGATTAAACTTTTACTAAAGGAAGAAAATGTGACAGAGGGTAGTATATATTTAAATGGTTTAGACATTACTAAAGTTCCTAATAGGAGAGTACCTTTTATAAGAAGAAATGTAGGAGTTGTGTTTCAGGATTTTAGACTATTACCAAATAAAACAGTCTATGAGAATGTGGCTTTTGCAATGGAAATAATAGGTGCTCATCCAAAGGAAATTAGAAGAAGAGTACCCATGATACTAAGCATGGTAGATTTAAGTAGAAAAGCTTCAAGTTTTCCAGACCAGCTTTCAGGGGGAGAACAACAAAGAGTATCCATTGCAAGATCTATAGTAAATAATCCGCCTGTTTTGATTGCGGACGAGCCTACAGGGAATCTTGACCCAGAAACAGCTTGGGAAGTTATGAAGGCTCTAATAGATATTAATGGAAGAGGTACCACAATATTAATGGCTACACATGCAAGGGATATAGTAAATAGCATGAAAAAAAGAGTAATTGCCTTAGATAGTGGGAAAATTACAAGAGATGAACAGAAGGGTGGTTATGAACTTGAAGTTCCGAATAATTAA
- a CDS encoding PDZ domain-containing protein: MPTDFMYIIVIAILLSFINTRFMCIAYGGSIICLISIIFGFPTIDTTDIMLVVATLHIVESILILFNGYRGKFPAFFEQRGEYVGGYNINRFWPLPFVIFIGDGLIRPVTLMAILSYGDFTLTFPRRKIVATSIVLFLYSSLLMVIIKLNLAPIVPPIVALIGHEFIIYINKMREKSRIPMFTNTKQGVRVIDISKRGIAKDIGISIGDIILTINEVTVNSSKDIEEIESLNNINWRINYFNMNKGLSTKLYQGNKKTLGISVVPRGLY, translated from the coding sequence GTGCCAACGGATTTTATGTATATTATTGTTATTGCAATATTGCTGTCCTTTATAAACACTAGATTTATGTGTATTGCTTATGGAGGAAGTATTATTTGTCTAATTAGTATTATCTTTGGATTCCCTACTATAGATACTACTGACATAATGCTGGTAGTCGCGACATTGCATATAGTTGAGAGCATTCTAATACTATTTAATGGTTATAGAGGTAAATTTCCAGCATTTTTTGAACAAAGAGGTGAATATGTGGGAGGTTATAATATTAACCGTTTTTGGCCTTTGCCCTTTGTCATTTTTATTGGAGATGGCTTAATTAGACCAGTTACATTGATGGCTATACTATCCTATGGAGATTTTACACTTACTTTTCCAAGAAGAAAAATAGTAGCAACAAGTATAGTTTTGTTTTTATACAGTTCTTTGTTGATGGTAATAATCAAATTGAATTTAGCTCCAATTGTGCCTCCAATAGTAGCCTTAATAGGTCATGAATTTATAATATATATTAATAAAATGAGAGAAAAAAGTAGAATTCCGATGTTTACAAATACAAAACAAGGTGTGAGAGTAATAGATATATCTAAAAGAGGAATAGCAAAAGATATAGGAATATCAATTGGAGATATAATTTTAACCATAAACGAAGTCACAGTAAATAGCTCAAAGGATATAGAAGAAATAGAAAGTTTAAACAATATAAATTGGAGAATTAATTATTTTAATATGAATAAAGGCTTAAGTACAAAACTATATCAGGGGAATAAAAAAACCCTAGGAATATCTGTGGTTCCTAGGGGGCTGTACTAA
- a CDS encoding cupin domain-containing protein, which translates to MILRSKDMKVLVHNEFLGGKGQLTNTHFLNNENACGSGRLFVKSMLTPGSSIGYHTHKGDFENYYILSGKALVNDNGTDYILEPGDSILCRNGDSHSIENIGDTNLEYIALILFDKDNA; encoded by the coding sequence TTGATATTAAGAAGCAAGGATATGAAGGTTTTAGTACACAATGAATTCTTAGGTGGGAAAGGACAATTAACAAATACTCATTTTCTTAACAATGAAAATGCCTGCGGTTCAGGAAGATTATTTGTAAAAAGCATGTTAACTCCAGGAAGTTCAATTGGATACCATACTCACAAAGGAGATTTTGAAAACTACTATATTCTATCAGGAAAGGCTTTAGTTAACGACAACGGAACTGATTATATATTAGAACCAGGTGACTCAATTCTATGTAGAAATGGTGATTCTCATTCCATAGAAAATATAGGTGATACAAACTTAGAATATATAGCACTTATCCTTTTTGATAAAGACAATGCTTAA
- a CDS encoding alanine--glyoxylate aminotransferase family protein, whose protein sequence is MKNRKLVMIPGPTPVVRTIQDQMGRDTVAFGDQQFVKDFKGVLTDLKKLWGTTGEVFVVAGTGTMAMEMAISNTLKDGDNLLVISHGYFGDRFVELTTRKGINVDVLRSEWGKIIPIAEIEAKLRDKSYQALTVTHVDTSTAAIAPIAEIGKMMEKFPDTIYIVDGVAATAGEREYVDEYNIDILFTASQKAFGVAPGLAILWASEKAMNRRAELGTIPEYYVDFDKWLPIMHDTSKYYATPAVNMIWALQESIRIIKEEGLENRYERHIKNANAMRDAIEAMGFKILADESNRASTLSCVLYPEGVNDLNFRTILAEEGAQVAGGLAAYAGKMFRIGHMGNIDTLDMIGAISAIERTLYRMGIDVLGKGVAALQRGLFL, encoded by the coding sequence ATGAAAAACCGAAAACTAGTTATGATTCCAGGGCCAACACCTGTTGTTAGGACAATCCAGGACCAAATGGGAAGGGATACCGTTGCTTTTGGTGATCAACAATTTGTTAAGGATTTCAAGGGGGTTCTAACTGATTTAAAAAAACTATGGGGAACTACAGGAGAAGTTTTTGTAGTAGCAGGTACTGGAACTATGGCAATGGAAATGGCTATATCCAATACTCTAAAGGACGGAGATAATCTACTTGTTATATCCCATGGATATTTCGGAGACAGATTTGTAGAATTAACAACTAGGAAAGGCATCAATGTAGATGTACTAAGAAGTGAATGGGGTAAAATCATACCTATTGCTGAAATTGAAGCTAAATTAAGGGACAAGAGTTATCAAGCTTTGACAGTGACACATGTTGATACATCAACTGCTGCTATAGCGCCTATTGCTGAGATAGGTAAAATGATGGAAAAGTTTCCTGACACTATCTATATTGTCGATGGTGTAGCAGCTACTGCTGGGGAAAGAGAATATGTAGATGAGTATAACATAGATATATTGTTTACTGCTTCCCAGAAAGCATTTGGTGTCGCACCAGGACTGGCGATTCTTTGGGCAAGTGAAAAAGCAATGAACAGAAGAGCAGAATTAGGTACAATACCAGAGTATTATGTAGACTTTGATAAATGGCTTCCAATCATGCATGACACGTCTAAGTATTATGCAACACCTGCTGTTAACATGATTTGGGCACTTCAAGAGTCTATAAGAATAATAAAGGAGGAAGGATTAGAGAACAGATACGAAAGACATATAAAGAACGCTAATGCAATGAGAGATGCCATTGAGGCAATGGGATTTAAAATACTAGCAGATGAGAGCAATAGAGCATCTACCTTATCATGTGTACTATATCCAGAAGGTGTTAATGACTTAAACTTTAGAACTATATTAGCAGAAGAGGGAGCACAGGTAGCAGGGGGACTAGCTGCATATGCTGGAAAGATGTTTAGAATTGGTCACATGGGAAATATCGATACCCTTGATATGATAGGAGCTATTTCAGCCATAGAAAGAACACTTTATAGGATGGGCATTGATGTCCTTGGTAAGGGTGTTGCAGCATTACAGAGGGGGTTATTTCTTTGA
- a CDS encoding S41 family peptidase, producing MSNKKPIMIVIVLLIITNIITFSITNLVTLSFNDKVVIPKTQYEQLKDIYEDFGKVMAIREYIDNSYLREVDEDSLLDGQLKGMVQALEDPYSVYMTNDEFTSFTQETAGVYGGIGVVVTPGDDNLITVVSPIEGTPGERAGLKTGDKIIKVNGVEYPAEKMDEAVAVMKGEPNTKVSLTIMRPNRNNDFKEIDLEITREIIRLITVKSDVIDNNIGYLKITSFDEITYEDFMKELESLKNSNVEGIVLDLRNNPGGLLNICADIADELLGEGDIVYTQTKNGERDYLKSDKNKINIPLVVLVNEGSASASEILAGAIKDHERGELVGTTTFGKGVVQRIRDLGDGTGLKLTVSEYFTPKGVNIHGIGITPDIVIELNEEAEGIGSEYLEQDNQLQKAIEVLKSKI from the coding sequence ATGTCAAATAAGAAACCCATAATGATTGTAATTGTCTTATTAATAATCACTAATATTATTACCTTTAGTATAACTAATCTTGTTACATTGAGTTTTAATGATAAGGTAGTTATACCAAAGACACAATATGAGCAATTAAAGGATATCTATGAGGATTTTGGTAAGGTAATGGCAATCAGGGAATACATAGATAATAGTTATTTAAGAGAAGTTGATGAAGATTCTTTGTTGGATGGGCAGTTGAAAGGTATGGTTCAAGCTCTTGAAGATCCTTACTCTGTTTATATGACAAATGATGAGTTTACTAGTTTCACACAAGAAACAGCAGGAGTATATGGTGGTATCGGGGTTGTAGTAACTCCAGGAGATGATAATTTAATAACTGTTGTTTCACCAATTGAAGGAACACCAGGAGAGAGAGCAGGTCTTAAGACTGGGGATAAGATAATTAAAGTAAATGGAGTTGAATATCCAGCTGAAAAGATGGATGAGGCAGTCGCAGTTATGAAAGGTGAGCCTAATACTAAGGTCAGTCTAACAATAATGAGGCCAAATAGGAATAATGATTTTAAAGAAATTGATTTAGAAATTACTAGAGAAATTATTAGACTTATAACTGTGAAATCAGATGTTATCGACAATAATATAGGTTATTTAAAAATAACATCCTTTGATGAGATTACTTATGAGGATTTTATGAAGGAATTAGAATCCCTAAAGAATTCAAATGTTGAAGGAATAGTATTGGATTTAAGAAATAATCCTGGAGGATTATTGAATATTTGTGCTGATATAGCTGATGAGTTATTAGGAGAAGGGGATATTGTATATACTCAAACTAAAAATGGAGAAAGAGATTATCTAAAATCCGATAAAAATAAGATAAATATCCCATTAGTAGTACTAGTTAATGAAGGAAGCGCAAGCGCATCAGAGATACTAGCAGGTGCTATAAAGGATCATGAACGAGGTGAATTAGTTGGAACAACAACCTTTGGAAAGGGAGTTGTACAAAGAATAAGAGACCTTGGTGATGGAACAGGATTGAAATTAACAGTATCGGAATATTTTACACCAAAGGGTGTCAATATACACGGTATTGGTATAACTCCAGATATTGTTATAGAGTTGAATGAAGAAGCAGAAGGGATTGGGTCAGAGTATTTAGAACAAGATAACCAATTACAAAAGGCTATAGAAGTATTAAAATCAAAAATCTAG
- a CDS encoding peptidoglycan DD-metalloendopeptidase family protein, with amino-acid sequence MLKKKGIVFLLVMLILSLTIVQAFGETVEDLKKQQQNINKQIDKTKNEIKTIQGKAKDVSKQIEELDLAMDNAATELQKVETQLEDLNLQIDVTLEELRDAEQKVEEQEDNFNQRVRVMYMNGNIGTLEVLLASADVEDFLSRKDMLQYIAEYDKELIRYMKEQRDIIDSKKTELEAQRASVEVTKSKIEARKKDLETATREKEILMGRLQQDIKSFEAEYDKLNDYAKQIESKIVKLQRNTGPYTGGKMDWPVPGHSRISSYYGYRIHPIFKTKKLHTGIDIPAPTGTAIKSAAAGTVIYADWLGGYGKAIMVDHGGGIVTLYGHNSALTAKVGQTVSRGQTIAKAGSTGNSTGPHCHFEVRKNGAYVDPLPWVKGN; translated from the coding sequence ATGCTAAAGAAAAAGGGGATAGTTTTTTTATTAGTAATGCTGATTTTATCACTTACAATAGTACAAGCCTTTGGTGAAACTGTTGAAGATTTAAAGAAACAGCAGCAGAATATCAATAAACAGATAGATAAGACAAAGAATGAAATTAAGACCATACAAGGTAAAGCCAAAGATGTATCCAAGCAAATAGAAGAATTAGATTTAGCAATGGATAATGCTGCAACTGAATTACAAAAGGTTGAGACTCAATTAGAAGACTTAAATCTTCAGATTGATGTTACTCTAGAAGAGCTAAGAGACGCAGAACAAAAAGTAGAAGAACAGGAAGATAATTTTAATCAGAGAGTTAGAGTTATGTATATGAATGGGAATATAGGTACCTTAGAGGTCTTACTTGCATCAGCGGATGTAGAGGACTTTTTATCAAGGAAAGATATGTTACAATACATTGCAGAATATGATAAAGAATTGATAAGGTATATGAAGGAACAAAGAGATATCATAGATTCTAAAAAGACTGAACTTGAAGCACAAAGAGCTTCCGTAGAAGTCACAAAATCTAAGATTGAAGCTAGAAAAAAAGATTTAGAAACAGCTACTAGAGAAAAAGAAATTTTAATGGGAAGACTTCAACAGGATATAAAATCATTTGAAGCTGAATATGATAAACTTAATGATTATGCAAAACAAATAGAAAGCAAAATTGTAAAGTTACAAAGGAATACAGGTCCTTATACTGGGGGGAAAATGGACTGGCCAGTACCTGGACATTCAAGGATAAGTTCTTATTATGGTTATAGAATTCATCCAATATTCAAAACTAAAAAGCTTCACACAGGAATTGACATTCCAGCACCAACAGGTACTGCTATAAAATCAGCAGCAGCAGGAACAGTTATATACGCAGATTGGTTAGGTGGATATGGTAAGGCTATAATGGTAGACCACGGCGGCGGAATAGTTACATTATATGGTCACAACTCAGCATTAACAGCTAAAGTTGGACAAACTGTTAGTAGAGGGCAAACTATAGCTAAAGCAGGAAGTACAGGAAACTCAACAGGACCACATTGTCACTTTGAAGTAAGAAAAAATGGTGCATATGTCGATCCATTGCCATGGGTAAAGGGGAATTAA
- the ftsX gene encoding permease-like cell division protein FtsX, protein MNLKFRIINNIFKQGFQGMWRNRGMGVASVTSISAVLMILGIILIMILSINNFVADTTTKFDEITVFLEDDIDDGTMTKIEDKIKGNEGIVSIIFESKDQALDKFKQDWGDEAYLLDGLERNNPLPNSYVVKVEEIVYAENLVSSLTGLDGVEKVKYDKDVIDKLMLVADYIRVGGIIVIAILVFVSIFLISNTIKLTVTSRRREINIMKYVGATNNYIRGPFVMEGILFGLLGAIVSIVIVYYGYEYFFDVVNERLYSLFSVFLLAPTMIFTDIVIIFSAIGIGIGALGSIVSMKRFLNV, encoded by the coding sequence ATGAACTTGAAGTTCCGAATAATTAACAATATCTTTAAGCAGGGATTTCAAGGGATGTGGCGAAATAGAGGCATGGGAGTTGCTTCAGTGACATCAATCTCTGCTGTACTTATGATTTTAGGTATAATATTAATAATGATTTTGAGTATAAATAATTTTGTTGCAGATACTACTACGAAATTTGATGAAATAACAGTTTTCTTGGAAGATGACATAGACGATGGTACTATGACAAAAATAGAGGATAAGATTAAGGGAAATGAAGGAATAGTATCCATTATATTTGAATCTAAGGACCAAGCTTTAGATAAGTTTAAACAAGACTGGGGAGATGAGGCTTATCTTCTAGATGGATTAGAAAGGAATAATCCATTACCTAATTCATATGTTGTAAAGGTTGAAGAAATAGTATATGCAGAAAACCTTGTAAGTAGTTTAACAGGTCTTGACGGAGTTGAAAAAGTAAAATATGATAAAGATGTAATTGACAAATTAATGCTAGTTGCAGATTATATTAGGGTAGGTGGCATTATTGTAATCGCGATTTTAGTATTTGTATCTATATTCTTGATATCAAATACAATAAAGTTGACAGTCACATCGAGAAGAAGAGAAATTAATATAATGAAATATGTCGGAGCCACAAATAATTACATAAGAGGACCATTTGTAATGGAAGGGATTCTATTCGGACTATTAGGAGCGATAGTTTCTATTGTTATTGTATATTACGGATATGAGTACTTCTTTGATGTGGTAAATGAAAGACTTTATTCTTTATTTTCAGTATTCTTACTAGCACCAACTATGATATTTACAGACATTGTAATAATTTTCTCTGCAATAGGGATTGGAATAGGAGCTTTAGGTAGTATTGTTTCGATGAAACGTTTTCTAAATGTGTAG
- a CDS encoding 5-formyltetrahydrofolate cyclo-ligase: protein MDKKILRRNILSKRAALGKDGNISLSKKIINKLIDTEYYKNANTIMCYISFGSEINTHEFIRNCIKDGKRIVVPVTFHEPREMKPSQILSFDELEPGYFNILTPKKEFIRYIDPKEIDLIIVPGAVFDRKGYRIGFGGGYYDRFLADKINDKSTKISVAFHLQIIDQVPKEEHDVPVDIIITEKEIINCK, encoded by the coding sequence TTGGATAAAAAAATATTAAGAAGGAATATTTTATCGAAAAGGGCAGCTTTAGGTAAGGATGGTAATATTTCTCTGAGTAAAAAAATCATAAATAAGTTAATTGATACTGAATATTACAAAAATGCTAATACAATAATGTGTTATATAAGTTTTGGCAGTGAAATAAACACGCATGAATTCATTCGTAACTGTATTAAAGACGGAAAAAGAATAGTCGTACCAGTTACCTTTCATGAGCCAAGAGAGATGAAACCATCCCAAATTCTTAGCTTTGACGAATTAGAACCTGGATATTTTAACATTCTTACTCCAAAAAAAGAATTTATAAGATATATTGATCCTAAAGAAATAGACTTAATTATTGTCCCAGGTGCTGTATTCGATAGAAAAGGCTATAGAATTGGCTTTGGAGGCGGATATTATGATAGATTTTTAGCTGACAAAATTAATGATAAGTCTACAAAAATTTCAGTGGCTTTTCATTTACAAATTATCGATCAAGTTCCTAAAGAAGAACATGATGTCCCAGTGGATATAATAATTACAGAAAAAGAAATTATAAATTGCAAATAA
- a CDS encoding pyridoxal phosphate-dependent aminotransferase, with the protein MLSQRINKIQASPIRKLYPYAEEALNRGIVVYPLNIGQPDIKTPEEYLSAICNFDEEVISYANSKGIPQLINSFVKYYNNYEINFNSDDIIITNGGSEALLFTMLTLCDVGDEILIPEPYYSNYNSLAHIAGINIVPITTNAESGFSLPEKSAILNLVTSKTKAILITNPSNPTGKVYLKDEINLIREIALEKNLFIIADEVYKEFVYDGLEYISFAHFKDIEDRVIIPDSISKRYSACGARIGCIASKNKEIMKSMLKLAQSRLAVATLEQVGAANLINVPDSYMEEVKTEYCNRRDLVFNALQEMDGVICKKPSGAFYIVAKLPVVDAEKFAIWLLREFNVDNETILITPAENFYATDGLGRDEIRISYSINIESLKKAMNILKEALKVYPNKK; encoded by the coding sequence ATGTTATCTCAAAGAATTAATAAAATTCAAGCATCGCCCATTAGAAAACTATATCCTTATGCAGAAGAGGCTTTAAATAGAGGAATAGTGGTGTATCCACTGAACATAGGTCAACCCGATATCAAAACGCCAGAAGAATATCTATCTGCAATTTGTAACTTTGATGAAGAAGTTATATCCTATGCTAATTCTAAAGGTATTCCTCAATTGATTAACTCTTTTGTAAAATATTATAATAATTATGAAATCAACTTTAATAGTGATGACATTATCATAACTAATGGAGGTAGTGAGGCATTATTGTTCACAATGCTAACTCTATGTGATGTTGGTGATGAAATTCTTATTCCTGAACCTTATTATTCAAATTATAATAGCCTAGCACATATAGCAGGAATAAATATCGTTCCAATTACAACAAATGCTGAAAGTGGATTTAGTCTTCCTGAAAAATCTGCTATATTAAATTTAGTAACTTCAAAAACAAAAGCAATCCTTATTACAAATCCAAGTAATCCAACTGGAAAAGTATACTTAAAAGATGAGATAAATTTAATAAGAGAAATAGCATTGGAAAAAAATCTATTTATAATAGCAGACGAAGTTTATAAGGAATTCGTATATGACGGATTAGAATATATAAGTTTTGCACACTTTAAAGATATTGAAGATAGAGTAATAATTCCAGATAGTATCTCTAAGAGATATAGTGCATGTGGTGCAAGAATTGGTTGCATAGCTTCAAAAAATAAAGAAATAATGAAAAGTATGTTAAAACTTGCTCAAAGTAGACTGGCTGTAGCCACTTTAGAACAAGTTGGAGCGGCTAACCTTATTAATGTGCCTGACTCATATATGGAAGAAGTTAAGACAGAATACTGTAATAGAAGAGATTTAGTTTTTAATGCCCTTCAGGAAATGGACGGAGTAATTTGTAAAAAACCTTCAGGAGCCTTCTATATAGTAGCAAAGCTACCTGTTGTTGATGCTGAAAAATTTGCAATCTGGTTACTTAGAGAGTTTAATGTTGACAACGAAACTATATTGATAACACCAGCAGAGAATTTTTATGCTACAGATGGATTAGGAAGAGACGAAATTAGAATATCATATAGCATCAATATAGAATCACTAAAGAAAGCAATGAACATATTGAAAGAAGCATTAAAAGTATATCCTAACAAAAAATAA
- a CDS encoding GntP family permease, whose translation MVADFSSLIVMILSIIALVVTIMKFKIHPFYALVGVGILSAIGFGFPLLEVMPLIMSGFGSTIGSIGIVIVLGCAIGIILEDTGGALVLANTILKWVGKKNSTLAMGLTGYLVSIPVFSDSAIIIMSPVARALSARGGIPLIGLLGALNGGILATHTMVPPTPGPIAAAGTLGADLGLMIGLGLISSIAYTLAASLWCNSKRMINKYPELASMENVETALGEDFSLQSPDGRPLPSALLAFGAILAPVLLICINSFGSLLLPEDAAILPYLGFIGHPIFALTVGVVIGLFLDRERLTLEQLDKWFSKSVEDSGFIMIATGAAGAFGGVLKASGVGTYLGNLIAATPLPSVFVPFLVSVLLSVANGSATVSLITGSAIILPLLPSLGLHPVIAALAIAAGSSFFYHANASHFWVVLKANGNLPMREGYDLVSIPSALGACAAMVVVFIMSLFIHP comes from the coding sequence ATGGTAGCGGATTTTAGTTCACTTATAGTAATGATATTGAGTATTATTGCGTTGGTAGTAACGATTATGAAGTTTAAAATACATCCGTTTTATGCATTAGTTGGTGTTGGTATTCTATCTGCAATTGGCTTTGGATTTCCATTACTTGAAGTAATGCCACTAATTATGAGTGGTTTTGGTAGTACAATAGGCAGTATAGGTATTGTTATCGTATTGGGTTGTGCTATTGGTATTATTTTGGAAGATACAGGTGGAGCACTTGTATTAGCAAATACTATACTTAAATGGGTAGGAAAGAAAAATTCCACGCTTGCTATGGGATTGACAGGATACTTAGTTTCTATACCAGTATTTAGTGACTCTGCAATCATTATCATGTCACCAGTAGCCCGTGCGTTATCTGCTCGTGGTGGCATACCATTGATTGGTTTATTAGGTGCATTAAATGGCGGTATATTAGCAACTCACACTATGGTACCTCCAACTCCTGGCCCTATTGCAGCAGCTGGTACTTTAGGTGCTGATTTAGGGCTAATGATAGGTCTTGGGCTTATATCGTCAATTGCTTATACCCTTGCAGCATCTCTTTGGTGTAATAGTAAAAGAATGATTAATAAATATCCAGAATTAGCTTCAATGGAAAATGTTGAAACAGCATTAGGTGAGGACTTTAGTCTTCAAAGTCCAGATGGACGTCCATTACCAAGTGCATTATTAGCATTTGGTGCTATTCTAGCACCTGTTCTATTAATTTGTATAAATTCATTTGGTTCATTATTATTGCCAGAGGATGCAGCAATACTTCCTTACCTTGGATTTATTGGTCATCCAATATTCGCGTTAACAGTTGGAGTTGTTATAGGATTATTTTTGGACAGAGAACGTTTAACATTAGAGCAATTGGATAAGTGGTTCTCAAAGTCAGTTGAAGATTCGGGATTTATAATGATAGCAACTGGAGCAGCAGGAGCATTTGGTGGAGTTCTTAAAGCATCAGGAGTGGGTACTTATCTTGGAAATTTAATAGCTGCAACTCCTCTTCCATCAGTATTTGTACCGTTTCTAGTATCAGTATTACTATCAGTAGCAAATGGTTCAGCAACAGTATCATTAATAACTGGTTCAGCAATAATATTACCTTTATTGCCATCACTTGGTTTACATCCTGTTATTGCTGCTTTAGCTATAGCAGCTGGTTCATCATTCTTCTATCATGCAAATGCAAGCCACTTCTGGGTTGTATTAAAAGCTAACGGTAATTTACCAATGAGAGAAGGTTATGATCTAGTTTCTATACCATCAGCACTTGGTGCCTGTGCGGCAATGGTAGTAGTATTTATAATGTCATTATTTATTCATCCATAA